Proteins from a genomic interval of Quercus robur chromosome 9, dhQueRobu3.1, whole genome shotgun sequence:
- the LOC126699333 gene encoding hevamine-A-like: MARNLQLTPLVFSLLFLMILIKTSQAGSIATYWGLNVSEGNLSTTCGTGIYAYVNLAFLNVFGNGQTPEINLNGHCNPASNGCTFLSEDIKFCQKFGLKVMLSIGGGVGKYFLASPNDAENVATYLWNNFLGGNSSSRPFGDAILDGINFDIQHGSTQYWQDLAKNLKNHSNVYLSASPQCPFPDNFLGTALNTNLFDYLWVQFYNNPQCQYDFSNSNTTNLISSWNQWSSSLKVGKLFLGIPAAPQAAVSGYVPSQVLNAEILPLLRKSPNYGGVMLWNRYYDELTRFFATILESV; this comes from the coding sequence ATGGCTAGAAATCTTCAACTTACACCTTTAGTCTTTTCCCTCTTATTCCTTATGATCCTAATCAAAACCTCTCAAGCTGGTAGCATCGCCACCTACTGGGGTCTAAATGTCAGTGAGGGAAACCTATCAACTACCTGTGGCACTGGAATATATGCCTATGTAAACTTAGCCTTCCTAAACGTATTTGGCAATGGCCAAACCCCAGAAATCAACCTTAATGGTCATTGCAACCCAGCATCCAATGGGTGCACCTTTCTTAGTGAAGATATAAAGTTTTGCCAAAAATTTGGACTTAAGGTCATGCTCTCAATTGGAGGTGGAGTTGGAAAGTACTTTCTAGCTTCTCCCAATGACGCAGAAAATGTAGCAACATATTTATGGAACAATTTCTTGGGTGGCAACTCCTCTTCGCGTCCATTTGGGGATGCCATATTGGATGGCATAAACTTTGACATTCAGCATGGTTCAACACAATATTGGCAAGACCTAGCAAAGAACTTAAAGAATCATTCCAATGTGTACTTATCCGCATCTCCACAATGTCCATTTCCTGATAACTTTCTTGGTACTGCACTTAACACAAATCTTTTTGACTATCTTTGGGTTCAATTCTATAACAATCCTCAATGCCAATATGATTTCAGTAACAGTAACACCACTAATCTTATAAGTTCATGGAACCAATGGAGTAGCTCATTAAAGGTggggaaattatttttaggCATACCTGCGGCTCCTCAGGCTGCTGTAAGTGGATATGTTCCATCTCAAGTGTTGAATGCTGAAATTCTTCCTTTGCTTAGGAAGTCACCAAATTATGGAGGTGTGATGCTTTGGAATAGGTATTATGATGAGTTAACTCGATTTTTTGCCACCATTCTTGAAAGTGTATGA
- the LOC126699895 gene encoding hevamine-A-like, whose translation MARNLQLTPLVFSLLFLMTLIKTSHARGIAIYWGQNGNEGNLTTTCATGRYSYVNLAFLNVFGNGQTPEINLAGHCNPASNGCTIVSEGIRYCQKHGIKVMLSIGGAVGNYSLASPKDAEKVAKYLWHNFLGGKSSSRPLGDAILDGIDFDIELGSTKYWEDLAKHLKKHCKKRRKVYLTAAPQCPFPDRFLGTALNTCHFDYVWVQFYNNPQCQYSSGNTTNLISSWNRWSTSIKVGKLFLGLPAAPQAAGSGYVPPDVLTSQILPVIRKSPKYGGVMLWSRYYDGLTGYSSSIIESV comes from the coding sequence ATGGCTAGAAATCTTCAACTTACACCTTTAGTCTTTTCCCTCTTATTCCTTATGACCTTAATCAAAACCTCTCATGCTAGAGGCATCGCTATCTACTGGGGTCAAAATGGCAATGAGGGAAACCTAACAACTACCTGTGCTACAGGAAGATATTCCTATGTAAACTTAGCCTTCCTAAACGTATTTGGCAATGGCCAAACCCCAGAAATCAACCTTGCTGGTCATTGCAACCCAGCATCCAATGGGTGCACCATTGTTAGTGAAGGTATAAGGTACTGCCAAAAGCATGGAATTAAGGTCATGCTCTCAATTGGAGGTGCAGTTGGAAACTACTCTCTAGCTTCTCCCAAGGATGCAGAAAAAGTAGCAAAATATTTATGGCACAATTTCTTGGGTGGAAAGTCATCTTCGCGGCCATTAGGGGATGCCATATTGGATGGCATAGACTTTGACATTGAGCTTGGTTCAACAAAATATTGGGAAGACCTAGCAAAGCACTTGAAGAAACATTGCAAGAAAAGAAGGAAGGTGTACTTGACAGCAGCTCCACAATGTCCATTTCCTGATAGATTTCTTGGTACTGCACTTAACACATGTCATTTTGACTATGTTTGGGTTCAATTCTATAACAATCCTCAATGCCAATATAGTTCGGGTAATACCACTAATCTTATAAGCTCATGGAACCGATGGAGTACCTCGATAAAGGTggggaaattatttttaggCTTACCTGCGGCTCCTCAGGCAGCTGGAAGTGGATATGTTCCACCTGATGTGTTGACTTCTCAAATTCTTCCTGTGATTAGGAAGTCACCAAAGTATGGAGGTGTGATGCTTTGGTCAAGATATTATGATGGTTTAACTGGATATAGTTCCTCCATTATTGAAAGTGTGTGA
- the LOC126700534 gene encoding plastidial pyruvate kinase 2 isoform X2 produces MAQVVATRSIQTSLLCPNSRSLQLNPSTLASRVSFARENNNTTSTSRIVAMRSARAEPELIPVSPEDVPKRVEQFEHVDVQELLDNPVGSMWLKPIVRRKTKIVCTIGPSTNTREMIWKLAEAGMNVARMNMSHGDHASHQRVIDLVKEYNAQSKDNVIAIMLDTKGPEVRSGDLPQPIMLTSGQEFTFTIRRGVGSADCVSVNYDDFVNDVEENDMLLVDGGMMSLMVKSKTEDSVKCVVVDGGELKSRRHLNVRGKSATLPSITEKDWDDIKFGVDNKVDFYAVSFVKDAQVVHELKNYLQSCGADIHVIVKIESADSIPNLHSIITASDGAMVARGDLGAELPIEEVPLLQEEIIRICRSMGKAVIVATNMLESMIVHPTPTRAEVSDIAIAVREGADAVMLSGETAHGKFPLKAVKVMHTVALRTEATISGGEMPANLGQAFKNHMSEMFAYHATMMSNTLGTSIVVFTRTGFMATLLSHYRPSGTIFAFTNEKTIQQRLAVYQGVCPIYMQFSEDAEETFSNALALLRKQGMVKEGEEVALLQSGRQPIWRFQSTHNIQVRKA; encoded by the exons CTCCTTACTCTGCCCTAACTCTCGATCCCTACAGCTCAACCCTTCAACTCTCGCCTCCAGAGTCTCCTTCGCACGTGAGAACAACAACACCACCTCCACCTCTCGCATTGTGGCAATGAGATCCGCACGTGCCGAGCCCGAGCTCATTCCCGTCTCACCCGAAGATGTACCAAAG agAGTGGAGCAATTTGAGCACGTAGATGTTCAGGAACTGCTCGACAATCCGGTGGGGTCGATGTGGTTGAAGCCGATAGTGAGGCGAAAGACGAAGATCGTTTGCACGATTGGGCCTTCGACGAACACGAGGGAGATGATATGGAAGCTCGCTGAGGCTGGAATGAATGTTGCGAGGATGAACATGTCGCACGGGGACCACGCGTCTCATCAGAGAGTCATAGACTTGGTTAAGGAGTACAATGCACAGAGCAAAGACAATGTCATTGCTATCATGCTTGACACCAAG GGCCCTGAAGTTAGGAGTGGGGACCTGCCCCAACCAATCATGTTGACAAGTGGGCAAGAATTCACTTTTACGATTCGGAGAGGAGTTGGCTCAGCGGATTGTGTTAGCGTGAACTATGATGATTTTGTTAATGATGTAGAAGAGAATGACATGCTTCTTGTTGATG GTGGTATGATGTCGTTGATGGTGAAATCCAAGACAGAAGATTCAGTGAAATGTGTAGTCGTTGATGGAGGAGAGCTCAAGTCTAGGCGTCACTTAAATGTTCGAGGAAAGAGTGCAACACTACCTTCCATCACTG AGAAGGATTGGGATGATATCAAATTCGGAGTGGACAACAAAGTTGATTTTTATGCCGTCTCCTTTGTTAAAGATGCACAAGTAGTTCATGAATTGAAGAATTATCTGCAAA GCTGTGGTGCAGATATACATGTCATTGTCAAAATTGAAAGTGCAGACTCTATCCCAAATTTGCATTCCATTATCACAGCATCTGATGGG GCAATGGTTGCAAGAGGAGACCTTGGTGCAGAGCTCCCTATTGAGGAGGTTCCACTTCTGCag GAAGAGATAATCAGGATCTGCCGTAGCATGGGGAAGGCTGTTATTGTGGCAACAAATATGCTGGAAAGCATGATTGTACACCCAACACCAACCAGAGCGGAGGTATCAGACATTGCCATTGCTGTCCGAGAGGGTGCTGATGCAGTCATGCTTTCTGGTGAAACTGCTCATGGAAA GTTCCCTTTGAAAGCTGTGAAAGTCATGCACACAGTTGCATTACGGACTGAGGCTACAATATCAGGCGGTGAAATGCCAGCTAATCTTGGTCAAGCTTTCAAG AATCATATGAGCGAAATGTTTGCTTACCATGCAACCATGATGTCTAACACTCTTGGAACCTCAATTGTTGTCTTCACCAGAACTGGTTTCATGGCTACTCTACTGAGCCACTATCGGCCTTCTGGCACTATTTTTGCTTTTACAAATGA GAAGACTATTCAACAGAGGTTGGCAGTGTATCAAGGAGTCTGTCCTATCTACATGCAATTCTCAGAAGATGCTGAAGAGACATTTTCAAATGCCTTAGCTTTATTACGG AAGCAAGGGATGGTGAAGGAAGGAGAAGAGGTAGCACTTCTCCAGAGTGGAAGACAACCCATCTGGCGGTTCCAATCTACCCACAATATCCAGGTCCGGAAAGCGTAG